Proteins encoded by one window of Lepeophtheirus salmonis chromosome 3, UVic_Lsal_1.4, whole genome shotgun sequence:
- the LOC121114416 gene encoding dihydropyrimidinase-related protein 2 isoform X3, translating to MGNCLNIIFNYNKEHFCFSWKSEISFRRKGLDSLLFKTDVMSVMSSRRGNFYQDDEEGAIPVLGSNRSRPHYVNGDFFGIVVDDDYCASPICSSTDSICSESSSNILGIGDDHDKETTGDSSQMRAVFGLDATVASVDEAKNNESFKEASTTLTSLQSLPIFSATYENTFIKGGSIANDDGIIVGDILIRNGVIEEIGESLDIPEDSEIIDAKGKYVIPGGVDISVNLGITDDIEDGTKAALAGGTTFVMDLIVPKEDQTLTNAFDNYKNKADNESYCDYGFRVAIPQWDKNVSEEMSRLIDRGVICFKAYMSDSMSLSANEIIEFLNKVKSTGAIAQVHAENGEIIAENQKRLAAKNITGPEGHLMSRPEEVEEEAVNTLISFAKEIVVPIVISGMSGKDAIDLVAQARDTCKFIVGEPSISAMCVDGKGINNKNWSHAAGFVTSPPIREDSSTSMKLWSEAINGNLEIISSHHHTNSISIKRSNGGDQDYRNIFPGVNGIEERLSLLWEKVHWGELKIEDFVKISSSNAAKLLGIYPQKGRIEKGSDADITIINPKNIKKISSKTQTSTKSDFNIFQGMKVHGIPEVVIRGGQVVVYNYVLCQEPSIGKYIKCSPFPKYIYNHVNDYESSSKYENIERSVENNEESFLTASSNYSQPDDFGLTTPRSHSDAAPVMNTRLGIYQRPVSAHGIRNQQDSTFSLSSTNDSEKKKPGVKITAPSGGGYSRGFW from the exons ATgggaaattgtttaaatattatttttaattataataaggaacatttttgtttttcgtGGAAAAGTGAAATTTCCTTCCGGAGAAAGGGGTtagattcattattatttaa GACAGACGTCATGTCAGTGATGAGTAGTAGGAGAGGAAATTTTTACCAGGATGACGAAGAGGGAGCCATTCCTGTTCTTGGATCTAATCGATCTAGGCCAC attATGTGAATGGTGATTTTTTTGGGATTGTTGTGGATGATGACTACTGTGCTTCACCAATTTGTTCATCAACGGACTCAATATGTTCAGAGAGTTCGTCTAATATTCTAGGAATAGGGGACGATCATGATAAAGA GACAACCGGAGACAGTAGCCAAATGAGGGCAGTTTTTGGGTTGGACGCCACGGTAGCATCTGTCGATGAAGCCAAAAATAACGAATCTTTTAAAGAAGCCTCTACCACCTTAACTTCTCTGCAGTCCCTCCCAATATTTTCTGCAAcgtatgaaaatacttttataaaaggAGGCAGTATTGCGAATGATGATGGAATCATAGTCGGGGATATACTAATACGCAATGGAGTTATTGAAGAAATTGGAGAAAGTTTAGATATTCCTGAAGATTCCGAAATTATTGATGCAAAAGGAAAGTATGTTATTCCCGGAGGAGTTGATATTTCAGTTAACTTAGGCATAACTGATGATATAGAAGATGGAACTAAAGCAGCTCTTGCAGGAGGTACAACTTTTGTCATGGATTTAATTGTTCCAAAAGAAGATCAAACTCTTACAAACGCAtttgataactataaaaataaagcagATAATGAATCTTATTGTGATTATGGCTTTAGAGTTGCTATTCCGCAATGGGATAAAAATGTATCTGAAGAAATGAGTCGCCTGATCGACAGAGgagtaatttgttttaaagcttaTATGTCAGATTCAATGAGTCTCTCCgcaaatgaaattattgaatttctCAATAAAGTTAAATCAACTGGTGCCATCGCACAAGTACACGCTGAAAATGGTGAAATAATAgctgaaaatcaaaaaagattgGCAGCTAAGAATATTACAGGTCCTGAAGGACATCTTATGTCTCGACCCGAAGAAGTTGAAGAAGAAGCTGTTAACACACTTATTAGCTTTGCTAAAGAAATAGTGGTTCCCATTGTAATATCTGGAATGAGTGGTAAAGATGCAATTGACTTAGTAGCTCAAGCCAGAGATACTTGCAAATTTATTGTGGGAGAACCGTCAATCTCAGCTATGTGCGTCGATGGTAAgggaattaataataaaaactggaGTCATGCAGCTGGTTTTGTTACCTCTCCTCCTATTCGTGAAGATTCTTCTACGTCAATGAAATTATGGAGCGAAGCCATCAATGGAAatcttgaaattatttcatcacATCATCACACGAACTCTATTTCAATTAAGCGCTCTAATGGAGGTGATCAGGATTATAGGAATATATTCCCTGGAGTAAATGGTATTGAGGAGCGTTTAAGTCTCTTATGGGAAAAAGTTCATTGGGGAGAGTTGAAAATTGAggattttgtcaaaatttcaagTTCTAATGCTGCTAAACTTCTTGGAATCTATCCACAGAAGGGAAGAATTGAAAAAGGCTCCGATGCAGATATTACTATAATTaatcctaaaaatattaaaaaaatatcatctaaaaCTCAAACGAGTACTAAAAGTGATTTCAATATATTCCAAGGAATGAAAGTTCATGGTATTCCTGAAGTAGTAATTCGAGGAGGACAAGTGGTTGTCTATAACTACGTTCTTTGTCAAGAGCCGTCGATTGGAAAATATATCAAGTGCTCCCCCTTCcctaagtatatttataatcatgTGAATGACTATGAATCTAGCTCCaagtatgaaaatattgaacGTAGCGTTGAGAATAACGAGGAATCCTTTTTGACAGCTTCATCTAATTATAGCCAACCGGATGACTTTGGACTTACTACACCTCGCAGTCATAGTGATGCAGCGCCAGTTATGAACACCAGACTCGGTATTTATCAACGTCCTGTAAGCGCCCATGGAATTAGAAATCAGCAAGATTCGACATTTTCCTTGTCATCAACTAATGATAGCGAAAAGAAGAAGCCAGGAGTTAAAATCACGGCTCCATCCGGCGGCGGTTATTCCAGAGGATTTTGGTAA
- the LOC121114416 gene encoding dihydropyrimidinase-related protein 2 isoform X8, producing MGNCLNIIFNYNKEHFCFSWKSEISFRRKGLDSLLFKTDVMSVMSSRRGNFYQDDEEGAIPVLGSNRSRPQSSSNILGIGDDHDKETTGDSSQMRAVFGLDATVASVDEAKNNESFKEASTTLTSLQSLPIFSATYENTFIKGGSIANDDGIIVGDILIRNGVIEEIGESLDIPEDSEIIDAKGKYVIPGGVDISVNLGITDDIEDGTKAALAGGTTFVMDLIVPKEDQTLTNAFDNYKNKADNESYCDYGFRVAIPQWDKNVSEEMSRLIDRGVICFKAYMSDSMSLSANEIIEFLNKVKSTGAIAQVHAENGEIIAENQKRLAAKNITGPEGHLMSRPEEVEEEAVNTLISFAKEIVVPIVISGMSGKDAIDLVAQARDTCKFIVGEPSISAMCVDGKGINNKNWSHAAGFVTSPPIREDSSTSMKLWSEAINGNLEIISSHHHTNSISIKRSNGGDQDYRNIFPGVNGIEERLSLLWEKVHWGELKIEDFVKISSSNAAKLLGIYPQKGRIEKGSDADITIINPKNIKKISSKTQTSTKSDFNIFQGMKVHGIPEVVIRGGQVVVYNYVLCQEPSIGKYIKCSPFPKYIYNHVNDYESSSKYENIERSVENNEESFLTASSNYSQPDDFGLTTPRSHSDAAPVMNTRLGIYQRPVSAHGIRNQQDSTFSLSSTNDSEKKKPGVKITAPSGGGYSRGFW from the exons ATgggaaattgtttaaatattatttttaattataataaggaacatttttgtttttcgtGGAAAAGTGAAATTTCCTTCCGGAGAAAGGGGTtagattcattattatttaa GACAGACGTCATGTCAGTGATGAGTAGTAGGAGAGGAAATTTTTACCAGGATGACGAAGAGGGAGCCATTCCTGTTCTTGGATCTAATCGATCTAGGCCAC AGAGTTCGTCTAATATTCTAGGAATAGGGGACGATCATGATAAAGA GACAACCGGAGACAGTAGCCAAATGAGGGCAGTTTTTGGGTTGGACGCCACGGTAGCATCTGTCGATGAAGCCAAAAATAACGAATCTTTTAAAGAAGCCTCTACCACCTTAACTTCTCTGCAGTCCCTCCCAATATTTTCTGCAAcgtatgaaaatacttttataaaaggAGGCAGTATTGCGAATGATGATGGAATCATAGTCGGGGATATACTAATACGCAATGGAGTTATTGAAGAAATTGGAGAAAGTTTAGATATTCCTGAAGATTCCGAAATTATTGATGCAAAAGGAAAGTATGTTATTCCCGGAGGAGTTGATATTTCAGTTAACTTAGGCATAACTGATGATATAGAAGATGGAACTAAAGCAGCTCTTGCAGGAGGTACAACTTTTGTCATGGATTTAATTGTTCCAAAAGAAGATCAAACTCTTACAAACGCAtttgataactataaaaataaagcagATAATGAATCTTATTGTGATTATGGCTTTAGAGTTGCTATTCCGCAATGGGATAAAAATGTATCTGAAGAAATGAGTCGCCTGATCGACAGAGgagtaatttgttttaaagcttaTATGTCAGATTCAATGAGTCTCTCCgcaaatgaaattattgaatttctCAATAAAGTTAAATCAACTGGTGCCATCGCACAAGTACACGCTGAAAATGGTGAAATAATAgctgaaaatcaaaaaagattgGCAGCTAAGAATATTACAGGTCCTGAAGGACATCTTATGTCTCGACCCGAAGAAGTTGAAGAAGAAGCTGTTAACACACTTATTAGCTTTGCTAAAGAAATAGTGGTTCCCATTGTAATATCTGGAATGAGTGGTAAAGATGCAATTGACTTAGTAGCTCAAGCCAGAGATACTTGCAAATTTATTGTGGGAGAACCGTCAATCTCAGCTATGTGCGTCGATGGTAAgggaattaataataaaaactggaGTCATGCAGCTGGTTTTGTTACCTCTCCTCCTATTCGTGAAGATTCTTCTACGTCAATGAAATTATGGAGCGAAGCCATCAATGGAAatcttgaaattatttcatcacATCATCACACGAACTCTATTTCAATTAAGCGCTCTAATGGAGGTGATCAGGATTATAGGAATATATTCCCTGGAGTAAATGGTATTGAGGAGCGTTTAAGTCTCTTATGGGAAAAAGTTCATTGGGGAGAGTTGAAAATTGAggattttgtcaaaatttcaagTTCTAATGCTGCTAAACTTCTTGGAATCTATCCACAGAAGGGAAGAATTGAAAAAGGCTCCGATGCAGATATTACTATAATTaatcctaaaaatattaaaaaaatatcatctaaaaCTCAAACGAGTACTAAAAGTGATTTCAATATATTCCAAGGAATGAAAGTTCATGGTATTCCTGAAGTAGTAATTCGAGGAGGACAAGTGGTTGTCTATAACTACGTTCTTTGTCAAGAGCCGTCGATTGGAAAATATATCAAGTGCTCCCCCTTCcctaagtatatttataatcatgTGAATGACTATGAATCTAGCTCCaagtatgaaaatattgaacGTAGCGTTGAGAATAACGAGGAATCCTTTTTGACAGCTTCATCTAATTATAGCCAACCGGATGACTTTGGACTTACTACACCTCGCAGTCATAGTGATGCAGCGCCAGTTATGAACACCAGACTCGGTATTTATCAACGTCCTGTAAGCGCCCATGGAATTAGAAATCAGCAAGATTCGACATTTTCCTTGTCATCAACTAATGATAGCGAAAAGAAGAAGCCAGGAGTTAAAATCACGGCTCCATCCGGCGGCGGTTATTCCAGAGGATTTTGGTAA
- the LOC121114416 gene encoding dihydropyrimidinase-related protein 2 isoform X15 has protein sequence MRGRRIPKTTGDSSQMRAVFGLDATVASVDEAKNNESFKEASTTLTSLQSLPIFSATYENTFIKGGSIANDDGIIVGDILIRNGVIEEIGESLDIPEDSEIIDAKGKYVIPGGVDISVNLGITDDIEDGTKAALAGGTTFVMDLIVPKEDQTLTNAFDNYKNKADNESYCDYGFRVAIPQWDKNVSEEMSRLIDRGVICFKAYMSDSMSLSANEIIEFLNKVKSTGAIAQVHAENGEIIAENQKRLAAKNITGPEGHLMSRPEEVEEEAVNTLISFAKEIVVPIVISGMSGKDAIDLVAQARDTCKFIVGEPSISAMCVDGKGINNKNWSHAAGFVTSPPIREDSSTSMKLWSEAINGNLEIISSHHHTNSISIKRSNGGDQDYRNIFPGVNGIEERLSLLWEKVHWGELKIEDFVKISSSNAAKLLGIYPQKGRIEKGSDADITIINPKNIKKISSKTQTSTKSDFNIFQGMKVHGIPEVVIRGGQVVVYNYVLCQEPSIGKYIKCSPFPKYIYNHVNDYESSSKYENIERSVENNEESFLTASSNYSQPDDFGLTTPRSHSDAAPVMNTRLGIYQRPVSAHGIRNQQDSTFSLSSTNDSEKKKPGVKITAPSGGGYSRGFW, from the exons ATGCGGGGAAGGAGAATACCTAA GACAACCGGAGACAGTAGCCAAATGAGGGCAGTTTTTGGGTTGGACGCCACGGTAGCATCTGTCGATGAAGCCAAAAATAACGAATCTTTTAAAGAAGCCTCTACCACCTTAACTTCTCTGCAGTCCCTCCCAATATTTTCTGCAAcgtatgaaaatacttttataaaaggAGGCAGTATTGCGAATGATGATGGAATCATAGTCGGGGATATACTAATACGCAATGGAGTTATTGAAGAAATTGGAGAAAGTTTAGATATTCCTGAAGATTCCGAAATTATTGATGCAAAAGGAAAGTATGTTATTCCCGGAGGAGTTGATATTTCAGTTAACTTAGGCATAACTGATGATATAGAAGATGGAACTAAAGCAGCTCTTGCAGGAGGTACAACTTTTGTCATGGATTTAATTGTTCCAAAAGAAGATCAAACTCTTACAAACGCAtttgataactataaaaataaagcagATAATGAATCTTATTGTGATTATGGCTTTAGAGTTGCTATTCCGCAATGGGATAAAAATGTATCTGAAGAAATGAGTCGCCTGATCGACAGAGgagtaatttgttttaaagcttaTATGTCAGATTCAATGAGTCTCTCCgcaaatgaaattattgaatttctCAATAAAGTTAAATCAACTGGTGCCATCGCACAAGTACACGCTGAAAATGGTGAAATAATAgctgaaaatcaaaaaagattgGCAGCTAAGAATATTACAGGTCCTGAAGGACATCTTATGTCTCGACCCGAAGAAGTTGAAGAAGAAGCTGTTAACACACTTATTAGCTTTGCTAAAGAAATAGTGGTTCCCATTGTAATATCTGGAATGAGTGGTAAAGATGCAATTGACTTAGTAGCTCAAGCCAGAGATACTTGCAAATTTATTGTGGGAGAACCGTCAATCTCAGCTATGTGCGTCGATGGTAAgggaattaataataaaaactggaGTCATGCAGCTGGTTTTGTTACCTCTCCTCCTATTCGTGAAGATTCTTCTACGTCAATGAAATTATGGAGCGAAGCCATCAATGGAAatcttgaaattatttcatcacATCATCACACGAACTCTATTTCAATTAAGCGCTCTAATGGAGGTGATCAGGATTATAGGAATATATTCCCTGGAGTAAATGGTATTGAGGAGCGTTTAAGTCTCTTATGGGAAAAAGTTCATTGGGGAGAGTTGAAAATTGAggattttgtcaaaatttcaagTTCTAATGCTGCTAAACTTCTTGGAATCTATCCACAGAAGGGAAGAATTGAAAAAGGCTCCGATGCAGATATTACTATAATTaatcctaaaaatattaaaaaaatatcatctaaaaCTCAAACGAGTACTAAAAGTGATTTCAATATATTCCAAGGAATGAAAGTTCATGGTATTCCTGAAGTAGTAATTCGAGGAGGACAAGTGGTTGTCTATAACTACGTTCTTTGTCAAGAGCCGTCGATTGGAAAATATATCAAGTGCTCCCCCTTCcctaagtatatttataatcatgTGAATGACTATGAATCTAGCTCCaagtatgaaaatattgaacGTAGCGTTGAGAATAACGAGGAATCCTTTTTGACAGCTTCATCTAATTATAGCCAACCGGATGACTTTGGACTTACTACACCTCGCAGTCATAGTGATGCAGCGCCAGTTATGAACACCAGACTCGGTATTTATCAACGTCCTGTAAGCGCCCATGGAATTAGAAATCAGCAAGATTCGACATTTTCCTTGTCATCAACTAATGATAGCGAAAAGAAGAAGCCAGGAGTTAAAATCACGGCTCCATCCGGCGGCGGTTATTCCAGAGGATTTTGGTAA
- the LOC121114416 gene encoding dihydropyrimidinase-related protein 2 isoform X12 — protein MNLGINKTDVMSVMSSRRGNFYQDDEEGAIPVLGSNRSRPQSSSNILGIGDDHDKETTGDSSQMRAVFGLDATVASVDEAKNNESFKEASTTLTSLQSLPIFSATYENTFIKGGSIANDDGIIVGDILIRNGVIEEIGESLDIPEDSEIIDAKGKYVIPGGVDISVNLGITDDIEDGTKAALAGGTTFVMDLIVPKEDQTLTNAFDNYKNKADNESYCDYGFRVAIPQWDKNVSEEMSRLIDRGVICFKAYMSDSMSLSANEIIEFLNKVKSTGAIAQVHAENGEIIAENQKRLAAKNITGPEGHLMSRPEEVEEEAVNTLISFAKEIVVPIVISGMSGKDAIDLVAQARDTCKFIVGEPSISAMCVDGKGINNKNWSHAAGFVTSPPIREDSSTSMKLWSEAINGNLEIISSHHHTNSISIKRSNGGDQDYRNIFPGVNGIEERLSLLWEKVHWGELKIEDFVKISSSNAAKLLGIYPQKGRIEKGSDADITIINPKNIKKISSKTQTSTKSDFNIFQGMKVHGIPEVVIRGGQVVVYNYVLCQEPSIGKYIKCSPFPKYIYNHVNDYESSSKYENIERSVENNEESFLTASSNYSQPDDFGLTTPRSHSDAAPVMNTRLGIYQRPVSAHGIRNQQDSTFSLSSTNDSEKKKPGVKITAPSGGGYSRGFW, from the exons ATGAATTTGggtattaataa GACAGACGTCATGTCAGTGATGAGTAGTAGGAGAGGAAATTTTTACCAGGATGACGAAGAGGGAGCCATTCCTGTTCTTGGATCTAATCGATCTAGGCCAC AGAGTTCGTCTAATATTCTAGGAATAGGGGACGATCATGATAAAGA GACAACCGGAGACAGTAGCCAAATGAGGGCAGTTTTTGGGTTGGACGCCACGGTAGCATCTGTCGATGAAGCCAAAAATAACGAATCTTTTAAAGAAGCCTCTACCACCTTAACTTCTCTGCAGTCCCTCCCAATATTTTCTGCAAcgtatgaaaatacttttataaaaggAGGCAGTATTGCGAATGATGATGGAATCATAGTCGGGGATATACTAATACGCAATGGAGTTATTGAAGAAATTGGAGAAAGTTTAGATATTCCTGAAGATTCCGAAATTATTGATGCAAAAGGAAAGTATGTTATTCCCGGAGGAGTTGATATTTCAGTTAACTTAGGCATAACTGATGATATAGAAGATGGAACTAAAGCAGCTCTTGCAGGAGGTACAACTTTTGTCATGGATTTAATTGTTCCAAAAGAAGATCAAACTCTTACAAACGCAtttgataactataaaaataaagcagATAATGAATCTTATTGTGATTATGGCTTTAGAGTTGCTATTCCGCAATGGGATAAAAATGTATCTGAAGAAATGAGTCGCCTGATCGACAGAGgagtaatttgttttaaagcttaTATGTCAGATTCAATGAGTCTCTCCgcaaatgaaattattgaatttctCAATAAAGTTAAATCAACTGGTGCCATCGCACAAGTACACGCTGAAAATGGTGAAATAATAgctgaaaatcaaaaaagattgGCAGCTAAGAATATTACAGGTCCTGAAGGACATCTTATGTCTCGACCCGAAGAAGTTGAAGAAGAAGCTGTTAACACACTTATTAGCTTTGCTAAAGAAATAGTGGTTCCCATTGTAATATCTGGAATGAGTGGTAAAGATGCAATTGACTTAGTAGCTCAAGCCAGAGATACTTGCAAATTTATTGTGGGAGAACCGTCAATCTCAGCTATGTGCGTCGATGGTAAgggaattaataataaaaactggaGTCATGCAGCTGGTTTTGTTACCTCTCCTCCTATTCGTGAAGATTCTTCTACGTCAATGAAATTATGGAGCGAAGCCATCAATGGAAatcttgaaattatttcatcacATCATCACACGAACTCTATTTCAATTAAGCGCTCTAATGGAGGTGATCAGGATTATAGGAATATATTCCCTGGAGTAAATGGTATTGAGGAGCGTTTAAGTCTCTTATGGGAAAAAGTTCATTGGGGAGAGTTGAAAATTGAggattttgtcaaaatttcaagTTCTAATGCTGCTAAACTTCTTGGAATCTATCCACAGAAGGGAAGAATTGAAAAAGGCTCCGATGCAGATATTACTATAATTaatcctaaaaatattaaaaaaatatcatctaaaaCTCAAACGAGTACTAAAAGTGATTTCAATATATTCCAAGGAATGAAAGTTCATGGTATTCCTGAAGTAGTAATTCGAGGAGGACAAGTGGTTGTCTATAACTACGTTCTTTGTCAAGAGCCGTCGATTGGAAAATATATCAAGTGCTCCCCCTTCcctaagtatatttataatcatgTGAATGACTATGAATCTAGCTCCaagtatgaaaatattgaacGTAGCGTTGAGAATAACGAGGAATCCTTTTTGACAGCTTCATCTAATTATAGCCAACCGGATGACTTTGGACTTACTACACCTCGCAGTCATAGTGATGCAGCGCCAGTTATGAACACCAGACTCGGTATTTATCAACGTCCTGTAAGCGCCCATGGAATTAGAAATCAGCAAGATTCGACATTTTCCTTGTCATCAACTAATGATAGCGAAAAGAAGAAGCCAGGAGTTAAAATCACGGCTCCATCCGGCGGCGGTTATTCCAGAGGATTTTGGTAA
- the LOC121114416 gene encoding dihydropyrimidinase-related protein 2 isoform X5, with translation MGNCLNIIFNYNKEHFCFSWKSEISFRRKGLDSLLFKTDVMSVMSSRRGNFYQDDEEGAIPVLGSNRSRPQSSSNILGIGDDHDKDIMRGRRIPKTTGDSSQMRAVFGLDATVASVDEAKNNESFKEASTTLTSLQSLPIFSATYENTFIKGGSIANDDGIIVGDILIRNGVIEEIGESLDIPEDSEIIDAKGKYVIPGGVDISVNLGITDDIEDGTKAALAGGTTFVMDLIVPKEDQTLTNAFDNYKNKADNESYCDYGFRVAIPQWDKNVSEEMSRLIDRGVICFKAYMSDSMSLSANEIIEFLNKVKSTGAIAQVHAENGEIIAENQKRLAAKNITGPEGHLMSRPEEVEEEAVNTLISFAKEIVVPIVISGMSGKDAIDLVAQARDTCKFIVGEPSISAMCVDGKGINNKNWSHAAGFVTSPPIREDSSTSMKLWSEAINGNLEIISSHHHTNSISIKRSNGGDQDYRNIFPGVNGIEERLSLLWEKVHWGELKIEDFVKISSSNAAKLLGIYPQKGRIEKGSDADITIINPKNIKKISSKTQTSTKSDFNIFQGMKVHGIPEVVIRGGQVVVYNYVLCQEPSIGKYIKCSPFPKYIYNHVNDYESSSKYENIERSVENNEESFLTASSNYSQPDDFGLTTPRSHSDAAPVMNTRLGIYQRPVSAHGIRNQQDSTFSLSSTNDSEKKKPGVKITAPSGGGYSRGFW, from the exons ATgggaaattgtttaaatattatttttaattataataaggaacatttttgtttttcgtGGAAAAGTGAAATTTCCTTCCGGAGAAAGGGGTtagattcattattatttaa GACAGACGTCATGTCAGTGATGAGTAGTAGGAGAGGAAATTTTTACCAGGATGACGAAGAGGGAGCCATTCCTGTTCTTGGATCTAATCGATCTAGGCCAC AGAGTTCGTCTAATATTCTAGGAATAGGGGACGATCATGATAAAGA CATCATGCGGGGAAGGAGAATACCTAA GACAACCGGAGACAGTAGCCAAATGAGGGCAGTTTTTGGGTTGGACGCCACGGTAGCATCTGTCGATGAAGCCAAAAATAACGAATCTTTTAAAGAAGCCTCTACCACCTTAACTTCTCTGCAGTCCCTCCCAATATTTTCTGCAAcgtatgaaaatacttttataaaaggAGGCAGTATTGCGAATGATGATGGAATCATAGTCGGGGATATACTAATACGCAATGGAGTTATTGAAGAAATTGGAGAAAGTTTAGATATTCCTGAAGATTCCGAAATTATTGATGCAAAAGGAAAGTATGTTATTCCCGGAGGAGTTGATATTTCAGTTAACTTAGGCATAACTGATGATATAGAAGATGGAACTAAAGCAGCTCTTGCAGGAGGTACAACTTTTGTCATGGATTTAATTGTTCCAAAAGAAGATCAAACTCTTACAAACGCAtttgataactataaaaataaagcagATAATGAATCTTATTGTGATTATGGCTTTAGAGTTGCTATTCCGCAATGGGATAAAAATGTATCTGAAGAAATGAGTCGCCTGATCGACAGAGgagtaatttgttttaaagcttaTATGTCAGATTCAATGAGTCTCTCCgcaaatgaaattattgaatttctCAATAAAGTTAAATCAACTGGTGCCATCGCACAAGTACACGCTGAAAATGGTGAAATAATAgctgaaaatcaaaaaagattgGCAGCTAAGAATATTACAGGTCCTGAAGGACATCTTATGTCTCGACCCGAAGAAGTTGAAGAAGAAGCTGTTAACACACTTATTAGCTTTGCTAAAGAAATAGTGGTTCCCATTGTAATATCTGGAATGAGTGGTAAAGATGCAATTGACTTAGTAGCTCAAGCCAGAGATACTTGCAAATTTATTGTGGGAGAACCGTCAATCTCAGCTATGTGCGTCGATGGTAAgggaattaataataaaaactggaGTCATGCAGCTGGTTTTGTTACCTCTCCTCCTATTCGTGAAGATTCTTCTACGTCAATGAAATTATGGAGCGAAGCCATCAATGGAAatcttgaaattatttcatcacATCATCACACGAACTCTATTTCAATTAAGCGCTCTAATGGAGGTGATCAGGATTATAGGAATATATTCCCTGGAGTAAATGGTATTGAGGAGCGTTTAAGTCTCTTATGGGAAAAAGTTCATTGGGGAGAGTTGAAAATTGAggattttgtcaaaatttcaagTTCTAATGCTGCTAAACTTCTTGGAATCTATCCACAGAAGGGAAGAATTGAAAAAGGCTCCGATGCAGATATTACTATAATTaatcctaaaaatattaaaaaaatatcatctaaaaCTCAAACGAGTACTAAAAGTGATTTCAATATATTCCAAGGAATGAAAGTTCATGGTATTCCTGAAGTAGTAATTCGAGGAGGACAAGTGGTTGTCTATAACTACGTTCTTTGTCAAGAGCCGTCGATTGGAAAATATATCAAGTGCTCCCCCTTCcctaagtatatttataatcatgTGAATGACTATGAATCTAGCTCCaagtatgaaaatattgaacGTAGCGTTGAGAATAACGAGGAATCCTTTTTGACAGCTTCATCTAATTATAGCCAACCGGATGACTTTGGACTTACTACACCTCGCAGTCATAGTGATGCAGCGCCAGTTATGAACACCAGACTCGGTATTTATCAACGTCCTGTAAGCGCCCATGGAATTAGAAATCAGCAAGATTCGACATTTTCCTTGTCATCAACTAATGATAGCGAAAAGAAGAAGCCAGGAGTTAAAATCACGGCTCCATCCGGCGGCGGTTATTCCAGAGGATTTTGGTAA